CAAACATAGCTGATTATATCAGACAATTTTTTCCTAATGTTAGATTATTTGGTTTTGATAGCATTTCTGTTTCAAGTTTTTCAAATAGAGAATTAGGTAGAGTTGCGCATAAGAGTTTTCTAGATCCTAAAAAACCTATATTGCTTTTAGAAGATATGAAATTAAACAATCTTTCTGAGAAGACCAATATAAAAAAACTTATAGTTGCACCATTAAGAATTAAAAATTCCGATGGACTACCTTGTACAGTTATAGCGGAGGTGGAGTAATGGCTATTTTTTGCAAATTGAGAGATATTGGTAGATATAATATAAAAGATTTTGATATAGTTTTTAATTATTTGTCGCGTTGTGTTAATTCAGACAGTAAAGAATTTGCAAGGTTGCACGCTTACAAAGAAGGAGTATTTGAAAAAATCAAACTTACCGAAGATATTTTTGCTTTGGAGCAAACTTATTTTACCAAAAATGAAAGTCAGGCTTTTTTTGAATCTCATAGGGATTATATGGATATTCAGTTTATTGTAAGTGGCAAAGAGAAGATTGAATTTGGTAATAAAGAATTATTTAAAATTGAAAAAGAGTATGACGAAACTAAAGATTTAATTGTATATAAAAAACCTAAATTTTTAGTTTCTAGTTTAGTTCTAAATACGAATGATATTGCTGTTTTTTATCCTGAAGATGTGCATATGCCAGGCTTAAGTATAGTGAATGATTCTTATGTGATAAAAACTGTGATAAAGTGTAAAATATGATAAATATAGAAAATATAAAAAATATTATTTTTGATTTTGATGGGGTTATACTTGACTCTGTAGAATTAAAAACACAAGCTTTTGCTGAGCTTTTTAAAGAATTTCCTAAAAATAAAGTACAAGAATTGATAAAATACCATATACAAAATGGCGGTATTTCTAGATATCATAAAATTCAATATTTTTTTGAAAATATCCTTTGTAAAGAAATTTCAGATAAAGAAATTTTAAACTATGCAAAATTATATTCTCAACTTACAAAAGAAAAATTATGCAATCCTAAGTATATTATAAAAGAAACTTTTGAGTTTATTAAGAAAAATCAAACACATTACAATATGCATATAGCTTCGGGTGCTGATGAACAGGATTTGATTGAAATTTGTAAAAGATTGGATTTGACTCAATATTTTTTAAGTATTCACGGTTCGCCTACGAAGAAAGAAATTTTGGTAAAAAATTTGCTAATAAATAATAATTACAAAAATAAAGAAACAATTTTAATTGGAGATAGCATTAATGATTTTGAAGTTGCTTTAAATAATAAAATTTATTTTTACGGAGTATTATTGTGAAAAGATTGGCAATACATTTATTTGGCCATTTGAGAACATATAAGATGACATATGAAAGTTTCTATGATTATATTATAAACCCCAATGTTAAAGATGGATGGGAAATTGATATTTTTATTCATACTTGGGATGTTTTTAGTTCTTCGGTGGGAAGTTGGCATAGAGGTAGACATAAATTTAATGAAGGAAAATTAACAAATATAGATATTGAAAAACTTCATCAAATATATCATCCAAAAAAAATAAGCATCGAAACATTAAAAGAAGAGTATGGTTTACATATAACTGTTAGACGGGTAAACGAGCTTAGGGAGGAATATGAAAGACAAAATAATATTAATTATGATTATTTGCTTTTTACTAGGCCGGATATTATTTTTTTTAAAGAATTTAGATTGTCTTACTATTTAAATTTGTATTTGCAAAATCCATTAAAAAATATTGGATTGCCAGAGAAATTTATTATGTGTGCCTCTCGAATTTTAGAGAATTTTCCATTATATGATCCAAGATGGACTCCAGCAAATGATATTTTGTGGTTTACAAAAACAAGTAATTCTTGCGTCCCAAATGCTGAAAATAAAGATAAAATGAAAATTTATTTAAAATATCGTATAGGTATAGAATGTGATATTAAAAGACCTTTTGGATTTGAGTGTAGTCGTGAAAAACAGGATGAGGATAAAAAGCCAACTTTGTATTTTTTACAAAATGTTGCCAAATCTCGCATTCAAAATCAACTTTCCTATAAACTAGGTCAAGCTATGATAGCAAATTCAAAATCTTTACTAGGTTATATAAGAATGCCTTTTGTATTATCTTATATAAAAGACAAACATAAACAAGAACAAAAAATCTATCAAGAAAAAATAAAAAAAGACCCTTCTTTAAAACTACCTCCTTTAGAATCTTATCCTGATTATAAAGAAGCTTTAAAAGAAAAAGAATGTTTTACTTATAAATTAGGAGAAGCTCTTATAAAAGCTAATAATAATTGGTATGGGGGGGGGTATATCAAACTGTGGTTTGAGATTAGGAAGCTAAAAAGAGAATCTTATACAAAAAAGGATATGAGATGATATTCTTACATCGCCAAAATAATTTAGAGTTTTCTATTGAAAATTATGGTATAGAAATTGATTTGAGATACAATGAAAATTTAGTATTAAACCATGATCTATTAGAAAAAAATTCTCTATACCCCTTTTTTGAAGAAAAAATTCAATTTATGAAAAATATTCCTATTATTTGTAATATAAAAGAATCAGGATTAGAAGAAAGGGTCATAGAATTACTTGGCGATAATTTTGAATATTATTTTTTAGACTCTCAAATTCCAGATATTTTAAGGTTATCAAAAAATGGATATCAAGGTAAATTTATCATTAGAATTTCAGATGTTGAGTCTTATAATGAAAGACTTATGAGTGTTGTCAAACCTAAATATGTTTGGGTAGATTATTCACAATTTTCTAATTTCGATATTCAAAATTATCGAGAATTTATTTACGGTATCAAACCAAAACTAGAGCAGGTTGAGCCCATATTAGTTTCTCCAGAGCTGTATGATTTATCATATATAGAGTTTATAGAGCCTATTCAAAGTATTCTACCAAAAGGGTTTTCTGTATGTACCAAAAAACCTGAATTATGGAGTTTTTATGTTTAATTTAAAAAATATAGCAGAAAAATATAAGCTTGTTATGGTTGATATTGATAATACTTTATTTAATTATACTTTTGCACACAAAAATGCCTTAGAAGCTGTAATGGATCAATATGGTTTTACACTGCAAGAGTATAATCTAGCAAAAATGATGATTGAAAAAAGAAATTTATCAGCAAACCATCATAAAAAAGAATTATATTTCAAAATCATTTGTGAGAATAAAAATATTCATTTTTCAAAAGCTAGTGAAATGTTTAATCTTTACACTTCTGCTTTTATAAAAAATTTAAAAGTAGATAAAACAATGTTTGATTTTTTATTTTGTGTAAAAAAATTAAATAAAAGAGTTATAGCTATTACTAATTTTTATTTTATAGAGCAAATTTATAAGTTAAAGTGCGCAAATCTTATAAATATGATCGATTATTTAGTATGTTCTGAAGAATTTGAGCTTGAAAAACCAAATAAAGCTCTTATTAACAGAGCCTTGGAGTTATATAAAGATTTGATCGACGAGGAAGAAATTGTAATGATCGGAGATTCTGTTGTAGATAACTTTTTGGGAAGAGGGTGTAGGATCAATTACTATCCTTATAATTGCTCTAAATTATTGATTTCTATTTCTGGAAAAAGTGGGAGTGGAAAAACCACTTTAAGTAAAGCTATTGATGAAATATATGAAAGTTTTATTATTAGCACGGACGGCTATCACAAATATGAAAGACATTCTAAAATGTGGGAGAGGATCACGCATTATAATCCAAAAGCAAATAATCTTATTCAATTGGCTATAGATATAAAACATATTTATCAAGATATCGGAAATAAGTTGCATATACCAATATATGATCATAAAAGTGGAGTGATTATTAAATCTAATGAGATTAAAGTTAAAGATTTGGATATAGTAATTATAGAAGGTTTACATACTTTATATCAAGAGGTAATAGGTGATTTTGTAAAAATAAAAATATATATTGATTCAGATGAAGCAGATAATCAAAAAATCAATAGGGATAGCAAGGAAAGAAACTACGAATACTCAAAAATTATTAGCACTATACAAAAACGAGAAGAGGACTATAAGAAGTATCTCGAAAAACAAAAGGATAACGCTAACTTTTTGATTTTAATTAGAGAGGGTATTTTTAAAATTCAATTAAAAGATATACTATTAAACGATTATTTACAAAAAGAATATATTGGTAAATATGAAGATTTAATTCACACTGTCAAAGATATTTTTAGTTTAATTTTACGAAATCGGTGGATAATAAAAAATGATTAATGATAGAGAAAGACTAGATAGTTGTATTAAAGATTATCAAAAGCTATGTAAGATTTTTGGAAATATTTTAGATGCACCATCAAAGGGTGGAAATATTTCTATCAAAGATAATGAATATTTCATCATTAAAGCTTCGGGTGAAGATTTAAAAAAAGAACATAAGATTTCTATTTTTAAAAATAATGTTAATTCTTTTTGTTATTATAAAGATTATTCTATGGATATTATAAAGCCATCTATGGAAATTAAAATGCATTGGGTATTTAAAAATAAATATGTAGCGCATTATCATCCTGTTTATATTTTACCTTATTTGTGTGCTAAAGAATATAATTTTACAAATTACAATGTGATTGATTTTGTTTTACCTGGAAATGATTTATATGAGATGTTAAGTAAGAATTATATTTATGAAGAAAAAGGTATAGTATTGCTACGAAATCATGGCGTTGTTATTTATGCAGAACAAATTCAAGATGTATCGGAGTTGTATAATCAATTAAAAAATGATTTTTTTGAGGAAAATGATTTTGCATATACTCCAGATGATGCGGTTGATAAGACTAATGGGGAGTTGTGGTTATTTAGAAATGCAATTGAAAATATTGCCTCAAAGAAACAAATCAACTTAGCCCCATTAAAAGCAAATGAAATTTATAAATTATTAAATTTGCCTGATGAAAAATATAGAAAAAAAATTATAGAAAGTGAGAGTTTAGGATGAATATTATAATACCTGCGACTGGCATAGGAAAAAGGTTTAAAGAGGCTGGATATAAAGATTTAAAACCTTTTATTAAAGTTATGGAAGATAAGATTATTCTAGATTATGTGATTGAATGTTTTGACATTCAGAATGATACTTTTTATTTTATTATACAAGAATCTGAAAAAAACAAATTTGAAGATTTTATTTTATCTAGAAATATCAATGCAAGAGTTATTATTTATACTGGGGAAAAATTAGGACCTGCTGGAAGTTTATATGGGGTATTTTCGCAATTGCAAGATATATTAAATGAGGAAGTTATAATTAGCTATTGTGATTTTGGACAAGAGTGGAATTATAAAGATTTTTTGCAATTTATAGAAGAAAATCAAGATGCTCAAGCGATAATCCCTTGCTACACTGGTTATCATCCACACTTAATACCTTTAGAAAATGTGTATGCTGCATGCAAGGTGTATGATGATACTTATAAAGTTTATGAAGTTATAGAAAAATACAACTCTAAAAATAAATTTGAAGAGTATTATTCCTCAGGTATATATTATTTTAAAAGCTTAAAATTAGCTATGGGAGCAATAAAAAAACAAATAGATGCTAAAGATATGACTTCCGGAGAATATTATATCTCAGTGACCAATAATTACTTAGAAAATGTATTATGTTATCCATTTATAGAAAAATTTTATCAATTTGGTACTCCAAAAGATTTTGAATATGTAAAAGATAAATTAAATTCGCAAGATGTCTACAATGAAAAAATAAAAATACAAAATACTGTTATATTATCTGCCGGTAGAGGGGAAAGATTTTTAAATCTTAACTTTAATCAACCAAAACCATTTTTACCTCTTGGTGATTCGACTATCGTAGAAAATATAATTAATACTTTAAAAAATGTCGAGACTAATATCATATGTGTTGGTGCACAAGATCATGAAAAATATTGGGAAAATATATCCAAAGAGGTAAGATTTGTCAAGCCAAATAAAATTGGTGCGGCATATTCTTATAAAGAGTCTTGTGGAGATTTAAAAGGTGATGTATTGATTCTTCCTTGTGACTTAATTGCGAAACATATTAATGAGGAATTTAAAAGCTTGCAAAAAGAATACGAAATTATTATATTTGTTACGCAAGCTTCTAGATATAATATGAATAATCCACATTATTTTACTTGGGTAGATGGAAAAGATGGCAAGGTGGATACTATATCTGTTAAAAATAGGTCAAATGATACAGACTTAGTAATGATAGGAAGCTTTTATTTTAAAGAAAATTCTTTATTGTTAGAATATATAAATAAAATATTTCAAGAAGATATAAAAACTAATGGCGAATTCTATATAGATAATGTGTTTGAATTATTAATCAAAACACATAAGGTGGGCTATATAATTGTTGATAATTATTTTTCTTTTGGAACTCCAGATGAATATTTGGAAAATAAATATTGGTATAATATTTCTAAAAGCAAAATGAGGGACTAATTTTGATATAATCTCTTTTTAAATTAAAG
The window above is part of the Campylobacter coli genome. Proteins encoded here:
- a CDS encoding class II aldolase/adducin family protein, with the translated sequence MINDRERLDSCIKDYQKLCKIFGNILDAPSKGGNISIKDNEYFIIKASGEDLKKEHKISIFKNNVNSFCYYKDYSMDIIKPSMEIKMHWVFKNKYVAHYHPVYILPYLCAKEYNFTNYNVIDFVLPGNDLYEMLSKNYIYEEKGIVLLRNHGVVIYAEQIQDVSELYNQLKNDFFEENDFAYTPDDAVDKTNGELWLFRNAIENIASKKQINLAPLKANEIYKLLNLPDEKYRKKIIESESLG
- a CDS encoding HAD hydrolase-like protein is translated as MINIENIKNIIFDFDGVILDSVELKTQAFAELFKEFPKNKVQELIKYHIQNGGISRYHKIQYFFENILCKEISDKEILNYAKLYSQLTKEKLCNPKYIIKETFEFIKKNQTHYNMHIASGADEQDLIEICKRLDLTQYFLSIHGSPTKKEILVKNLLINNNYKNKETILIGDSINDFEVALNNKIYFYGVLL
- a CDS encoding HAD-IA family hydrolase: MFNLKNIAEKYKLVMVDIDNTLFNYTFAHKNALEAVMDQYGFTLQEYNLAKMMIEKRNLSANHHKKELYFKIICENKNIHFSKASEMFNLYTSAFIKNLKVDKTMFDFLFCVKKLNKRVIAITNFYFIEQIYKLKCANLINMIDYLVCSEEFELEKPNKALINRALELYKDLIDEEEIVMIGDSVVDNFLGRGCRINYYPYNCSKLLISISGKSGSGKTTLSKAIDEIYESFIISTDGYHKYERHSKMWERITHYNPKANNLIQLAIDIKHIYQDIGNKLHIPIYDHKSGVIIKSNEIKVKDLDIVIIEGLHTLYQEVIGDFVKIKIYIDSDEADNQKINRDSKERNYEYSKIISTIQKREEDYKKYLEKQKDNANFLILIREGIFKIQLKDILLNDYLQKEYIGKYEDLIHTVKDIFSLILRNRWIIKND
- a CDS encoding YhcH/YjgK/YiaL family protein, with the translated sequence MAIFCKLRDIGRYNIKDFDIVFNYLSRCVNSDSKEFARLHAYKEGVFEKIKLTEDIFALEQTYFTKNESQAFFESHRDYMDIQFIVSGKEKIEFGNKELFKIEKEYDETKDLIVYKKPKFLVSSLVLNTNDIAVFYPEDVHMPGLSIVNDSYVIKTVIKCKI
- a CDS encoding sugar phosphate nucleotidyltransferase, whose product is MNIIIPATGIGKRFKEAGYKDLKPFIKVMEDKIILDYVIECFDIQNDTFYFIIQESEKNKFEDFILSRNINARVIIYTGEKLGPAGSLYGVFSQLQDILNEEVIISYCDFGQEWNYKDFLQFIEENQDAQAIIPCYTGYHPHLIPLENVYAACKVYDDTYKVYEVIEKYNSKNKFEEYYSSGIYYFKSLKLAMGAIKKQIDAKDMTSGEYYISVTNNYLENVLCYPFIEKFYQFGTPKDFEYVKDKLNSQDVYNEKIKIQNTVILSAGRGERFLNLNFNQPKPFLPLGDSTIVENIINTLKNVETNIICVGAQDHEKYWENISKEVRFVKPNKIGAAYSYKESCGDLKGDVLILPCDLIAKHINEEFKSLQKEYEIIIFVTQASRYNMNNPHYFTWVDGKDGKVDTISVKNRSNDTDLVMIGSFYFKENSLLLEYINKIFQEDIKTNGEFYIDNVFELLIKTHKVGYIIVDNYFSFGTPDEYLENKYWYNISKSKMRD